CGCAGATGGTGTACCCAGCCACCAGCGCACCCTTTCGATGCATACACCAGTCTATCCGTCTGAAGATATGAACTTCAGGCAGACGGACGTCTGACGTTCGACAGGAAACTGGTGTTTCAGCGGCTCTTCGGTGGAATCAGTCGCTCGTCCACTGACTGGCCCCACCACAGCCGGGAACCTGCCGGCGATTCACGCTCGTTCGGACACCGCCGACGAGAATCCCTATATGCACGGCCTCCCTCGAACGCGACATGAGCGACGCCGACCGAACCGCGGCCGTCTCCCGTGAGACGTCCGAGACGACCATCGACGTGACACTCACCATCGATGGCGACGGCGACGCCGCCGTCGACACCGGCATCGGATTCTTCGACCACATGCTGGAAGCCTTCGCCAAACACGGGCTGTTCGACCTGACGGTCCAGTGTGACGGTGACCTCCACATCGACGATCACCACACCGTCGAGGACGTGGCGATCGTCCTCGGCGAGGCGTTCACGGAGGCACTGGGCGACAAGCGCGGTATCGTCCGCTACGCCGACCGAAAGGTCCCGCTCGACGAGGCCGTCGCATCCGTCGTCGTCGACGTGTCTGGCCGGCCGTTCTTCGAATTCTCCGGTGAGTTCTCACAACCGTACGTCGGCGAGTTCACGAGCGTCATGGCCGAACACTTCTGCATGTCGCTGGCGATGAACGCGGGACTCACACTCCACGCCGGCGTCGACGGCGAAAACGCCCACCACGAAGTCGAAGCGCTGTTCAAGTCGCTCGCGCGCTCACTCGACGATGCGACTCGCGTGGACCCGCGGCGCTCCGACACGCCGAGTACGAAAGGAAAACTCTAGGCCGCCTCAGGGTTTTCGAAGCGTTCCGTCGTCGTCGACGAGGAGCCCGCGCTCGACTGCGTAGTCGAAGATATCCGCGACTTCCTGGTCGTCGAGGTCGTATGCGTTCGACGCCAACGCTTCGACGTCTCCCCGCTCGACGGGGAACTCGCGGTTCTGGAGGATGCGGACGACTTTTCGGAACTGTGGTGGCTCTGCTGGCGTGTCGTCGTCAGCGACCGTCTCTTCAGGCTCTACGTCGTCGTCGTGAGCTTCGCCGTCGTCTGCCTGAACTGAGTCGACTTCGAGAGGGTCGGTGTCGTCTTCGGCTTCGTCTGGGGAGTCGTGGTCGGCCGGTTCGGGTGGCGTCGGTGTGGTGTCGACCGCTTCAGACTGTGCCTGATGGGCCGATGAACTCTGTTCGTCGACGCCATCGGACTGCGTCCGGTTGCCTGCCGAGGTTCCCTCGGCAACGTCGCCGGACTGTGCCCGGCGGGCCGACGAGCTTTGCTCGTCGACTTCGGTGTCGACACCCAGTCGCGTGAGAAGCGGTGCGATGACGTCGGTCAGCGTCTCTTCACAGTGTCCACAGAGGGCGACCCGTTGCTGGTCCGTTGCCGGCGTGAATTCCGGTGGCAGCACCTCGAAGACGCCGACGGCGTCAGCGCCACAGAAGTCGCACGTACGTAGTTCGCGCATGCACGAGGCGTCTTCGCCGCGACGGTTAAACCCTCTTGCCGAGGGGGTCGCTTCGGCTGTGTGAAAACGGGGTCACCGGTGTCCAGTCGTGCGTTCGACATACCACTTAATGTAGCTGGCCGTAAACCTGCGAAACGACGAATGTTCGACGAGATTATGGAGAAGTTCGAAGGCAGCCCGAGCCAACAGGCTGTCATTCGGCTCCTCTTGGAACGTGGCTTCTCCGTGAACGACCAGGGACGGGTCGTTTCGGGCGGCATCGAGATTCCGAACACCGGTATCGCCCGCGAGGCAGGCGTCGACCGACGCGTCGTCGATTCGACGACCGATGCAATTCTCGCAGACGAGGAACTCCGACGCATCTTCCAGAACATCTCGGCGATTCCGAGTCTGATGGACCTCGCGCCGGTCCTCGACCTGTCCGTACTCACCGTCGAGGTTGCGAACGCCGACGAACCGGGTATCGTCGCCACCGTCACCTCGAAACTCGCCGACGCTGGAATCTCTATCCGCCAGACGATTAGCGAAGACCCCGAATTCACCGACGACCCGAAACTCTACATTATCACGGACGAAGCCATCCCCGGCGAGCTTCTCAACGACCTGTCGAACCTCGATTTCGTCCGACGCATCACCATCGCCTGACGGGCCAACCGCCTGTTCGCCCGACACAAATTCTGTCAGTCTAGCAATAACACTCTTATAATAAATCGTGTTATCTAGCCGCATGGCTCAGGTCCGAAACTGCATGTGCTGTGGGACGCAGATATCGGAGACACGCAACCTCTGCGGCGTCTGCATCCAAAACGGGTGTACGCCGTACACGAACGCG
The genomic region above belongs to Haloferax marinisediminis and contains:
- the hisB gene encoding imidazoleglycerol-phosphate dehydratase HisB, which translates into the protein MSDADRTAAVSRETSETTIDVTLTIDGDGDAAVDTGIGFFDHMLEAFAKHGLFDLTVQCDGDLHIDDHHTVEDVAIVLGEAFTEALGDKRGIVRYADRKVPLDEAVASVVVDVSGRPFFEFSGEFSQPYVGEFTSVMAEHFCMSLAMNAGLTLHAGVDGENAHHEVEALFKSLARSLDDATRVDPRRSDTPSTKGKL
- a CDS encoding ACT domain-containing protein yields the protein MFDEIMEKFEGSPSQQAVIRLLLERGFSVNDQGRVVSGGIEIPNTGIAREAGVDRRVVDSTTDAILADEELRRIFQNISAIPSLMDLAPVLDLSVLTVEVANADEPGIVATVTSKLADAGISIRQTISEDPEFTDDPKLYIITDEAIPGELLNDLSNLDFVRRITIA